The Alosa sapidissima isolate fAloSap1 chromosome 6, fAloSap1.pri, whole genome shotgun sequence genome window below encodes:
- the LOC121711587 gene encoding uncharacterized protein LOC121711587 isoform X4 has product MSNPATAIQRSSSSIPLPADHVLNSGAVIFPGAFDQQGCPLVVFPTEAQNKLSDLTKEDINGFISYFLRLHNESQEKESLVSVVVDLRQATLPTTRCIAESLQLLELHKRTIHTLYVVQPKKKDVLKLLLKVLVPGNSKRYISAPFKRIFLKEVFELYNYIDRSQLTPSLGGYLIYSHGSWVTFIKEIDVFVKEFLLVVQKLPSCIATLQTISQQPVPSGLDELKEFCSVNEARFQQLRRDLGLDELLRHCECVVEKLRYPENDPCYQAMAGTAIFTHTAYDMLLNYSRITAAVEKVELLWQQAFSKAHLQLRVLQLQREAQQITEQMGVLRKEKLQPYRIEIAKDASWADSLKLDFETCIYTPAMALVRRAEDVIHTLHEMLAHGEVLVREPWVDELEILKERFYSTVQLPYQTLRLVSDFYHYYDKAKSWYDLVLRENFLQDFLWGGTCEGFSSLRRTRTHEPVGGVPVWRRVVYEFLRKNPSPEMAALVQLAHLANVVPETTLQQSGKQLSHRCMTLRKLLSSPGAVPLNDLQLALQWQYEFLRESQNQNTPVTYQTDNKGSDKILRLDSPGGACSLSPEPAFVSGLPSEPTPTNAGTLDQLNKWESGKVVVHHQSSLLPPNTGAVCASVSGKPPSLSSFDSGFDGAGSSHLETGQGREVLDGLLRLPGAPDLRLKPPQPQIHEENISSVSDSEDPHNEFVVAGSPTAASIQIIPKITLDSLNFEIKVKRSATPPKNPWLSLPVEDLENSYTVTITPNRHSRLGDPRSPNGSERSLHSDTSSRSRDQPTQTEVLTSGRRPTDAESREHSVQDSFDSSELSPVRGVLSSTITEPSDQPSFTTEGIPTLMWDSYDFHNLRQEHCDGSSNSLSEDSLNDWDLREQEGLQEVEEILDRAAGILEEEENVLAQEEVLDVLVKTEGSHKQWALWNSEEQFSAMSSCELAESGVIGLDNDLAALPFEQDRSPHGSESKMRALPLQLDDCQRLIDSDLEGAESSQTVLHQELQGLQDLEERILEEHIKIHELRRHEKEVLVLQAENPEDGVQAHRSSTDRERFLKELEKERREVERMEQSLHREMEKDKHKVKKRLSRTWRVVTCSVMERASKQDNLDDVLCEKTKSNSNGPNLEKLTGPVVVVDGLNSKESLISAQSHPQNSFPNDTLETCKNRADTVEVDKTKLSEGNNVDSSNCFEHADGSAPESLADVPGGEPHLEGDSSGESVKEHDSKLSDFTVVEYSEFRDSTVEGKDSGLSDFTVVGEDSEFRDSTAVGKYSELGDSRENVVDEVEGGESEVSLVPDSPPDLGAFEPCVPTERAPVPKPRKTLCVNSSDLSKSEEQINANTYEEDPSSLPSEPTLTTTPPQPKARTCQLSTNHLIPPDVMKHSSNNNNNNPTSEDQITKSCSNTESSYREVQVNPLNALVLDLEGHSTEHIEDVGNVPEPSSEHIEDVGNVPEPSSEHIEDVGNVPEPSSEHIEDVGNVPEPSSEHIEDVGNVPEPSSEHIEDVGNVPEPSSEHIEDVGNVPEPSSEHIEDVGNVPEPSSEHIEDVGNVPEPSSEHIEDAKPSCDLVDVPNDRGSNGFQSYSLSVCPINSSPVGQLIDIHAIEMSLFKTPIVLDTGSGLMKAGFADQSLPTTIFPTVIGVPKYEEVMNGHFERETYIGHDAQHMRGVLALRYPMKNGIIRNWDDMEMIWSHTFQQLGVEPEDHPVMLTEAPLNPKENRQRMVELMFEAFGVPLSYVAMQAVLALYAAGRTTGVVLDSGDGVSHSVPVFEGYCLPHAVQRFTLAGMDVTLHLKKLLQEQGVSMCTSAEQEIVRDMKERHCCVSLNYSAELAHGGASSSPAYYTLPDGQVVCLTTERFRAPEILFKPELIGRDQYGMHESIFKSIIHSDIDLRRSFVGNIVLSGGNTLLAGLPERLQDELKNMVPPDLAECVRVTSPKDRDFSVWSGGAVLANLPAFSSAWISQDEYEEFGPQIVFRKCF; this is encoded by the exons ATGAGTAATCCTGCAACAG cGATCCAGAGGTCCTCCTCCTCGATACCACTGCCTGCGGATCATGTGTTGAACTCGGGAGCAGTGATCTTTCCCG GTGCATTCGACCAGCAAGGATGCCCCCTGGTTGTGTTCCCGACAGAGGCTCAAAACAAGCTCTCAGATCTCACCAAGGAAGACATTAATGGCTTCATAAGCTACTTTCTACGTTTGCATAA CGAAAGCCAAGAGAAGGAGAGCTTGGTCTCTGTTGTTGTTGACTTAAGGCAAGCTACACTCCCCACCACAAGATGTATTGCTGAAAGTTTACAGCTGCTAGAG CTTCACAAGAGGACAATTCACACCTTGTATGTTGTCCAACCAAAAAAGAAAGACGTCCTCAAGCTGTTGCTGAAAGTCCTTGTACCAGGCAATTCAAAGCGATACATTTCTGCGCCTTTCAAG CGGATTTTCCTCAAAGAAGTCTTTGAACTTTATAACTACATTGACCGAAGCCAGTTAACTCCATCTTTAGGAGGATACCTTATCTACAGTCACGGGAGCTGGGTGACCTTTATTAAG GAGATTGATGTCTTCGTCAAGGAGTTCTTGTTGGTGGTTCAGAAATTACCTTCGTGCATAGCAACCTTACAGACCATCTCTCAGCAGCCGGTACCATCAGGATTGGATGAACTAAAAGAGTTTTGTTCAGTTAATGAAGCCAGATTTCAGCAGCTGCGGCG TGACCTTGGCTTAGATGAGCTACTGAGGCATTGCGAATGTGTGGTGGAGAAACTGCGTTACCCTGAGAATGACCCATGCTATCAGGCGATGGCTGGAACTGCCatctttacacacacagcatatgacATGCTACTCAATTACAGCAG AATAACCGCTGCTGTGGAGAAGGTGGAGTTGCTGTGGCAACAGGCTTTTTCCAAGGCCCACCTCCAGCTGAGAGTGCTCCAGCTACAGAGAGAAGCGCAACAG ATAACGGAACAGATGGGGGTCTTGCGAAAAGAGAAACTTCAGCCATACCGAATTGAAATTGCCAAAGATGCCAGCTGGGCAGACTCACTGAAGCTGGATTTTGAAACGTGTATATACACTCCTGCCATG GCTTTAGTCCGTCGTGCTGAAGACGTAATCCACACGCTGCATGAGATGCTGGCCCATGGTGAGGTGCTGGTGAGGGAGCCGTGGGTGGACGAACTGGAGATCCTGAAGGAGCGATTTTACTCCACAGTGCAACTCCCCTACCAAACACTCCGACTGGTCTCTGACTTCTACCACTACTATGATAAG GCCAAGTCCTGGTACGATCTTGTTCTCCGTGAGAACTTCCTCCAGGACTTTCTGTGGGGTGGGACCTGTGAGGGCTTCTCTTCGCTACGCCGTACTCGTACTCATGAGCCTGTTGGTGGGGTGCCGGTGTGGAGACGAGTGGTCTATGAGTTTCTCAGGAAGAACCCCTCCCCAGAAATGGCAGCGTTGGTTCAGCTAGCACATCTGGCTAATGTTGTTCCTGAAACAACATTACAGCAATCAGGGAAGCAGCTGTCACATCg ATGTATGACCTTGAGGAAACTGCTGTCGTCCCCTGGAGCAGTGCCACTGAATGACCTTCAGTTAGCCTTGCAGTGGCAGTATGAGTTTCTCAGAGAGAGCCAGAACCAGAACACTCCAGTCACATACCAGACTGACAACAAAGGGTCTGATAAGATTTTGAGACTTGACAGCCCAGGTGGAGCATGCAGTTTGTCCCCTGAACCAGCCTTCGTATCCGGCTTGCCGTCCGAGCCGACACCAACCAATGCTGGAACGTTAGACCAGCTAAATAAGTGGGAGTCTGGGAAAGTAGTGGTGCACCACCAGTCTTCACTGCTCCCACCAAACACAGGTGCTGTCTGTGCCTCTGTGTCTGGCAAGCCCCCTTCTCTGAGTTCCTTTGACTCGGGCTTTGACGGAGCTGGAAGCAGCCACTTGGAGACGGGGCAGGGGAGAGAGGTACTGGATGGTTTGCTGAGATTGCCCGGTGCCCCAGATTTGAGACTGAAGCCCCCACAACCCCAGATCCACGAGGAGAACATCTCCAGTGTTTCTGATTCTGAGGATCCCCACAATGAGTTTGTTGTGGCAGGCAGCCCAACAGCTGCAAGCATTCAGATCATTCCCAAGATCACTCTGGACTCGCTGAATTTTGAGATTAAAGTGAAGCGATCTGCCACTCCGCCTAAAAACCCATGGCTTAGTCTGCCAGTGGAGGATCTGGAGAACTCCTACACAGTCACAATCACACCCAACCGGCACTCGCGTCTCGGCGACCCGAGAAGCCCCAACGGTTCTGAACGGTCTCTTCACAGCGACACTTCCAGCAGGTCACGAGACCAGCCTACACAAACAGAGGTTCTGACCAGCGGACGGCGGCCCACTGATGCTGAGTCCAGAGAGCACTCTGTGCAGGACAGTTTTGACTCGTCGGAGTTGAGCCCAGTCAGAGGCGTCCTCTCAAGCACCATCACGGAACCCAGCGATCAGCCAAGCTTTACAACTGAGGGCATCCCCACGCTGATGTGGGACTCCTACGACTTTCATAACCTCAGACAGGAGCACTGTGATGG CTCTTCAAACTCCCTGTCTGAAGACTCCCTGAATGACTGGGATTTAAGGGAGCAGGAAGGATTACAAGAAGTAGAAGAGATCCTCGACCGTGCTGCAGGAATATTAGAG GAGGAAGAGAATGTTTTGGCACAGGAGGAAGTGTTGGATGTTCTAGTGAAGACTGAGGGTTCACACAAACAGTGGGCATTGTGGAACAGTGAAGAGCAGTTCAGTGCG ATGTCATCTTGTGAATTGGCAGAATCTGGGGTCATTGGTTTGGATAATGACCTCGCTGCTTTGCCCTTTGAACAAGATCGGTCACCGCATGGATCAGAAAGTAAAATGAGGGCGCTCCCCTTGCAGTTAGATGACTGCCAGAGGCTGATTGATTCTGACCTGGAAGGTGCCGAGAGTAGTCAGACCGTTCTCCACCAAGAACTTCAGGGTCTTCAGGACCTTGAGGAGCGCATTTTGGAGGAGCACATAAAGATCCATGAGCTAAGGAGGCATGAAAAGGAAGTCTTAGTGCTCCAAGCGGAAAACCCAGAAGATGGTGTTCAGGCACATAGATCCAGCACGGACAGAGAAAGGTTCCTGAAAgagctggagaaggagagaagggaagTTGAGAGAATGGAGCAAAGTCTTCACAGGGAAATGGAAAAGGACAAACACAAGGTGAAGAAACGTCTCAGCAGGACCTGGCGAGTGGTGACGTGCTCAGTCATGGAGAGAGCCTCTAAACAGGACAACTTGGATGATGTGCTTTGTGAAAAAACGAAATCGAACTCCAATGGCCCTAATCTGGAGAAACTGACAGGACCTGTTGTGGTGGTGGATGGTTTGAATTCCAAGGAGTCGCTGATCTCTGCCCAGAGCCATCCACAGAACAGTTTTCCAAATGACACTCTGGAGACATGCAAGAATAGAGCGGATACAGTGGAAGTGGACAAGACTAAGCTCTCTGAAGGAAATAATGTTGACTCTTCCAACTGTTTTGAGCATGCTGATGGAAGTGCACCTGAATCTCTTGCAGATGTACCTGGAGGAGAGCCACATCTGGAAGGGGACAGTAGTGGAGAGTCTGTGAAAGAACATGATTCTAAACTTAGTGATTTCACTGTAGTAGAATATTCTGAATTTAGGGATTCCACAGTAGAAGGAAAAGATTCTGGACTTAGTGATTTCACAGTAGTAGGAGAAGATTCTGAATTTAGGGATTCCACAGCAGTAGGAAAATATTCTGAACTTGGGGATTCAAGAGAAAATGTTGTAGATGAGGTAGAGGGAGGCGAGTCAGAGGTTTCTTTGGTTCCCGATTCACCACCTGATCTTGGTGCGTTTGAGCCTTGTGTTCCAACTGAAAGGGCTCCTGTGCCAAAACCAAGAAAAACCTTGTGTGTTAATAGTTCAGATCTCAGTAAATCTGAAGAGCAAATCAATGCGAACACCTATGAGGAAGACCCAAGCTCTCTTCCCTCAGAGCCAACATTAACCACAACCCCTCCACAACCAAAAGCACGAACCTGCCAGCTGTCTACCAACCATCTGATTCCTCCAGATGTAATGAAACACAGCagtaacaacaataacaacaacccCACCAGTGAGGATCAAATAACCAAATCATGTAGCAACACTGAATCATCCTACAGAGAAGTGCAGGTTAATCCTTTAAATGCGCTTGTGTTGGATCTGGAAGGCCATTCCACTGAACATATAGAGGAT GTGGGCAATGTCCCTGAGCCTAGTTCTGAACATATCGAGGATGTGGGCAATGTCCCTGAGCCTAGTTCTGAACATATCGAGGATGTGGGCAATGTCCCTGAGCCTAGTTCTGAACATATCGAGGATGTGGGCAATGTCCCTGAGCCTAGTTCTGAACATATAGAGGATGTGGGCAATGTCCCTGAGCCTAGTTCTGAACATATCGAGGATGTGGGCAATGTCCCTGAGCCTAGTTCTGAACATATCGAGGATGTGGGCAATGTCCCTGAGCCTAGTTCTGAACATATAGAGGATGTGGGCAATGTCCCTGAGCCTAGTTCTGAACATATCGAGGATGTGGGCAATGTCCCTGAGCCTAGTTCTGAACATATAGAGGATGCAAAACCCTCATGTGATCTGGTAGATGTCCCAAATGATAGAGGTTCTAATGGCTTCCAGAGCTACAGTCTTTCTGTATGTCCCATCAACTCATCTCCTGTCGGTCAACTGATCGACATACACGCAATagag ATGTCTCTTTTTAAAACTCCAATAGTCCTGGACACTGGATCTGGTTTGATGAAAGCTGGCTTTGCGGACCAGAGTCTGCCTACCACCATATTTCCAACAGTCATTGGAGTCCCCAAGTATGAG GAGGTCATGAATGGTCATTTTGAGAGGGAAACCTACATCGGCCATGACGCCCAACACATGAGGGGAGTCTTGGCACTAAGGTATCCCATGAAGAATGGCATTATCCGCAACTGGGATGATATGGAAATG ATCTGGAGCCACACATTCCAGCAGCTGGGTGTGGAGCCTGAGGACCATCCAGTGATGCTGACTGAAGCGCCACTGAACCCTAAAGAGAACAGACAGCGGATGGTGGAGCTCATGTTCGAGGCCTTCGGTGTTCCACTCTCCTATGTGGCCATGCAGGCAGTGCTGGCGCTGTATGCAGCTGGACGCACCACAG ggGTGGTGTTGGACTCTGGGGACGGGGTGAGCCACAGTGTGCCGGTGTTTGAGGGCTACTGCCTTCCTCATGCTGTTCAGCGCTTCACTCTGGCTGGCATGGACGTCACACTGCACCTTaagaag TTGTTGCAGGAGCAGGGTGTATCCATGTGCACATCTGCAGAGCAGGAGATTGTGCGGGACATGAAGGAGAGGCACTGTTGCGTCTCTCTAAACTACTCGGCAGAACTGGCACATGGAGGCGCCTCTAGCTCTCCGGCATATTATACTCTGCCAGACGGCCAGGTTGTGTGCCTGACCACAGAGAGATTCAG AGCTCCGGAGATCCTTTTCAAGCCTGAATTAATTGGGCGTGACCAGTATGGGATGCATGAAAGTATCTTTAAGTCCATAATCCATTCTGATATTGACCTACGAAGGAGCTTTGTGGGAAACATTGTTCTGTCGG GTGGCAATACCCTGCTGGCAGGCCTACCTGAACGACTTCAGGACGAGCTCAAGAACATGGTGCCGCCTGACCTGGCTGAGTGTGTGCGGGTGACGAGCCCGAAGGACCGGGACTTCTCAGTGTGGAGCGGAGGGGCAGTGCTCGCTAACCTGCCTGCTTTCAGCTCGGCCTGGATCAGCCAGGATGAGTACGAGGAGTTTGGCCCCCAGATCGTCTTCAGGAAATGCTTCTGA